One Streptomyces sp. NBC_00102 DNA segment encodes these proteins:
- the malQ gene encoding 4-alpha-glucanotransferase, whose protein sequence is MGLSRLAALHGVATSYSPSAGVTVSVPDDTVTAVLAALGVDASTPEGVRRSLAAAESGAGSRLLPPTAVVWAGEPLPPALAALPIGTTLTVVPEAEPGAARPEPIRLRVTGAQADVPDTPPPSAVPVWWPDLPFGVHRVTARTLDHRQGTATLVVAPARAPQPAARVQGFLVQLYSLLSGRSWGMGDLGDLADLASWAGRTLGAGFVQINPLHAAVPGRPTDPSPYRPSSRLFPDPVHLHVESIPEYGQVRARAVLDDLRQDAAALCEAVLNKGALIDRDAVWELKRQALELIQQVPLTPGRRAAYCDFLSARGQALEDHALWCALAEVHGPDWHAWPEPLRDPRSRETARARTGLLERVDFHSRLAWLTDTQLAEAQRAAEDAGMEVGVIHDLAVGVHPAGADTWAGQDDYALGMSVGAPPDAFNARGQDWGLPPWRPDALAASGYAPFRRLLRGLLAHAGALRVDHVMGLFRLWWVPEGKQPTEGTYVAQDGEAMLAVLVLEAHRAGAVVLGEDLGTVEPGVREALARRGVLGTSVLWFERDWEGTGRPLAPEHWRRECMATATTHDLPSTAARLSGDHVRLRHELGLLTRTLEEELAEDAADTAEWLGLLARLRLLPEGEGDEEAAVRAVHRFLLRTPALMTGIWLPDTVGDRRPQNLPGTWDQYPNWRLPIADGEGRPLTLEQITGSPRLHRLMDGPIRRTPRTAPPGARRP, encoded by the coding sequence CGGGCGAGCCGCTGCCGCCCGCCCTCGCCGCTCTGCCGATCGGGACGACCCTGACGGTCGTCCCGGAGGCCGAACCGGGCGCCGCCAGGCCCGAGCCGATCCGCCTGCGCGTCACCGGCGCGCAGGCGGACGTCCCGGACACGCCCCCGCCGTCCGCCGTCCCCGTCTGGTGGCCCGACCTGCCCTTCGGCGTGCACCGGGTGACCGCGCGCACCCTCGACCACCGCCAGGGCACCGCCACGCTCGTCGTCGCGCCGGCCCGCGCCCCGCAGCCCGCCGCCCGGGTCCAGGGCTTCCTGGTCCAGCTCTACTCCCTGCTCTCCGGGCGCTCCTGGGGCATGGGCGACCTCGGCGACCTGGCCGACCTCGCCTCCTGGGCCGGACGCACCCTCGGCGCCGGGTTCGTCCAGATCAACCCGCTGCACGCGGCCGTTCCCGGCCGGCCCACGGACCCGTCCCCGTACCGCCCCTCCTCGCGGCTCTTCCCCGACCCCGTCCACCTGCACGTCGAGTCCATCCCCGAGTACGGCCAGGTACGCGCGCGGGCGGTGCTGGACGACCTCCGCCAGGACGCCGCCGCGCTCTGCGAGGCCGTGCTCAACAAGGGCGCGCTGATCGACCGGGACGCCGTCTGGGAGCTGAAGCGGCAAGCGCTGGAGCTCATCCAGCAGGTGCCGCTGACCCCCGGCCGCCGGGCCGCCTACTGCGACTTCCTCTCCGCCCGGGGACAGGCCCTGGAGGACCACGCGCTCTGGTGCGCGCTCGCCGAGGTGCACGGCCCCGACTGGCACGCCTGGCCCGAGCCGCTGCGCGACCCCCGCTCCCGGGAGACCGCCCGCGCCCGCACCGGGCTCCTCGAACGGGTCGACTTCCACAGCCGGCTCGCCTGGCTGACCGACACCCAGCTGGCAGAGGCCCAGCGGGCCGCCGAGGACGCCGGGATGGAGGTCGGCGTCATCCACGACCTCGCGGTCGGTGTGCACCCGGCGGGCGCCGACACCTGGGCCGGCCAGGACGACTACGCCCTCGGCATGTCCGTCGGCGCGCCCCCGGACGCCTTCAACGCCCGCGGCCAGGACTGGGGCCTGCCGCCCTGGCGGCCCGACGCCCTCGCGGCCTCCGGCTACGCCCCCTTCCGGCGCCTGCTGCGCGGCCTGCTCGCGCACGCCGGGGCGCTCCGCGTCGACCACGTCATGGGCCTCTTCCGGCTCTGGTGGGTCCCCGAGGGCAAGCAGCCCACCGAGGGCACCTACGTCGCCCAGGACGGCGAGGCGATGCTCGCCGTCCTCGTCCTGGAGGCCCACCGCGCCGGGGCCGTCGTCCTCGGCGAGGACCTCGGCACGGTCGAGCCCGGCGTGCGCGAGGCGCTCGCCCGGCGCGGAGTCCTCGGCACGTCCGTCCTCTGGTTCGAACGCGACTGGGAGGGCACCGGACGCCCGCTGGCCCCCGAGCACTGGCGCCGGGAGTGCATGGCCACCGCCACCACCCACGACCTGCCGTCCACCGCCGCCCGGCTCTCCGGCGACCACGTCCGGCTGCGCCACGAACTCGGCCTGCTCACCCGCACGCTGGAGGAGGAGCTCGCCGAGGACGCGGCCGACACCGCCGAATGGCTCGGCCTGCTGGCCCGGCTGCGGCTGCTGCCCGAGGGGGAGGGCGACGAGGAGGCGGCCGTACGCGCGGTGCACCGCTTCCTGCTGCGCACGCCCGCCCTGATGACGGGCATCTGGCTCCCGGACACCGTGGGCGACCGGCGCCCGCAGAACCTCCCCGGGACCTGGGACCAGTACCCCAACTGGCGCCTGCCGATCGCCGACGGGGAGGGCCGTCCGCTGACGCTGGAACAGATCACCGGCTCGCCGCGACTGCACCGGCTGATGGACGGACCGATCCGCCGGACCCCACGTACGGCACCCCCGGGCGCGCGCCGTCCGTAG